Genomic segment of Mastomys coucha isolate ucsf_1 unplaced genomic scaffold, UCSF_Mcou_1 pScaffold23, whole genome shotgun sequence:
CATCTCCAAATGGAGGACACCATTCCTCCAGCTGCAGGTCATTGTCAGCTCCAGTATGCAACCTGTGGAAGGAAACTGAAATTTTGATGTCATAAAGTCTTCACCTGCATCCACAGTTACCTCTTAGTTCTACTTGTATTTTTACCATTTCTGAGCTCTCCAGGACACTGAGTAGCACAGTGTGTGGCACCAGTGACCCTCAGATCCAAACCAGTGTGCCCTGTGCCCTCCCTACTGAACCCTTGCCCCTTACCCTTCTACTCTCTTCTTGGTGCTTCTGAACAGACTCTTGACACaagccttttctctctccactAGTCAGATGTTCCCTTTTGATCTTTTACCAGCTCTGACCATTTGAGTGATTTCTTACACAAAGCAGAGTGACGTGCGCCAAGCCACCATTCCAGCCCACAGCAACCAGGTGTTGAAAGCATGTTTGTCTTCTCTTGCTTTTCACAGCTTTTCTGAGTGTGCTATGGGGCTTAAAGACAAAGATTCTTCTAATCTTCATGcttgtttttctgctttgtgaCCTTGTGCAAGCTGTTTAACATTCCTGAACCTCAGTTCTCAGGCTCTCAAAACTATCTAAATGTAAGGATACAGGTAAGAGACTTTTgcatctggtcttgtctttggaACCCCAAGATGTCCCTATCAGAGAAGCACTACTTATGTTGTACTCTAGGGGGCGATGTACACACAGCGTGCAGCAGTGTCTCCTGCTGGTCAGAGAGGCACCCTGGGGCTCTTTATTACCACCCTTCCCATACTCTCACTTTTCAAGGGTAGGGTGCTTTATTTTCATCCATTTTGGGGCCCAGGTCTCCATTTTTAGCTTTCTTCCCTGCCAACTCAGGCTTAGCCTACTCAAAGGTAGTAATAAAGCTAAGTTTTCTCTTGGTCAAGTACTGTGCTCATGGGCTTAGAAATGAAGATTGTGCAGAGTGTTGGTGgagctcacctttaatcccagcagaagcaggtggatctctgagttcaagagcagcctggtctacagaagtgagttccaggactaccagggctttacagagaaatcctgtcttgaaaaaacagaaagaaaggaagggagggagggaaggagggaggaagggagggagaaaagagaagaaggaggaggaggaggagaaagaggaggacgaggagaaggaggaagaagtgggaggaggaggaggagagggaggaggaagaagagggagaggaagaggattgCATACAAAAAGTCGTGGAAGCTTTACTATTGTGCTTTCGAGTTTCCATCCGCCTCAGAGTTCTATTCTATATTACCATCTTCATAGACCCTGGTGAGTACtacttattaaaagaaaaactctggATAAAGTAGAGACTATGCATCCTTCTCTGCATAGTTATGACATGCCACCATTTCCAGAGGATCTTAAGAAACAGTTATGAGGTGCACTAGGAAATCTTCTGGGAAGCCACACAGGAGAAGTGTGCTTGTGAGAGCTGTGATTCTCTCAGGGTGCACAGTGAACCCCACAAACCAGTTACCTAGACAGCATCATGAATCTGAACTTGCAGACTTTGCATTATTGCAGTGGCCTTTCATGAACCATTTGGTAGCTTCCTTTATTATTCACATCTTCAtagcaaagcaaaccaaatgcACATATGACTTTTGCCAGCTAGCAGCCAGGAGTGTCATTTTTCACCATTTGTAGCACAtgtatctgcctgtctccaccctgAAGCCTTTGGGTGACTGGGTTACATGCCTGGATTTTTCttatgggtgctagggatttgaactcaagtcctttatCCTTACATAGCAAGCACCCTTACTCCTCAGACCTATGGTGAGCGGACCGCTTGCGTCGATGATGTCTGTGACATTGTTTGTCCATCAGAACCCGATTGTGGTTACCAGGCAAGAGGTTGCCTGTTCAGAGAACAAATGTACACAGCAGTGATGTGGGGCACATTCTAGCTAGTTGATGTGGCAGAGAAGATCAGCATTGTGCCTAGGCACCAGGCCTCAGATCAACCTTGCTAAGCATCGTTCCCTTCCTCTAtcccattctctcttctctgggaAGAGGCTTCTGCCTTTATTATTGATCAGTCTCTCCTGAAATCATCTTTACCTCTCCTAGGCTTTCCCTTCCTATCAGGAAGTAGGCTCTGAAGCCAgcaccagtcacacacacacacacacacacacacacacacacacacacacacacacacggtcctCCCCTTTCACCAGCCTTTTCTCCTTTGGTGTAGTTATCGTTTGACCATGTGGTAGTCCATGGTGGTGAGAGCCAGTGATATATGGCTAAACTGATGCTCTGTTTCAGTTTGGGAACCATGAATATCCATTGCCACTGCTTGCTGCATACACTATGGGCTTTGAGTATTCTACTATATGACATTTGGAAGGAAAATATTAGAGCCAtctcacagatgaggaaattgaGGCTTTGAAAAGCAGAGCAATTTTCTTGGCTCACCTGACCACTAAGTAGCCCAGCTAGAGTTCAAGCGCAGGCCCGTGGACTACAAGCTGGAACACTTCTACTTTGCCAAGTTGCATCTGATCATTGCCTGCTCTTGGAACAATCTCACCCCAAGTCTCCTGTCTTCTTATGTTTTGCTTCCCTTGCAAAACACACCAACTCATTCAGATAATAGGCTGCAAAGAGATGGTTCTGAGGTACCTGCGAAGCACTGTGTGCCTGTCAAGGCACTGATACCACCAGACCAGATGGCTATTTCTAGTTTGTTTCCAAACTCCCTTCTGGAAACAGAGAGGGACCCAGGAAAGTCTATGTTGCATTCACATCCTGAATAGGCTACTCTGGTTTCCTGAGGGAGAGGTCATGAAGCATACTTAGCCCTCAACAGTGACATATTTCCCCATGCACTACCCAGTTTAGCCTGACAAAGACATGGGGTTCAGATGCCCCGTTACATACCTAGGATATGAGGCTGAGAAGGAGTAAATCCAACTAACCACTCTAAATGAACTAGAGCAGCGCGGTTCataacctgtgggtcttgactgCTTTGGAGGGTTGCATATCATatcctatatatcagatatttacattatgattatgattcataatagtagaaaaattatagttatggagaaacaatgaaataatattatggttggaggtcaccataacatgaggagctgtattaaagggttgcaacattagaaggctgagaatcactgaaCTAGATGCTCAATTATGACAAGGATGTCAAAAGTAAGTTCTAACATGCCCAGTCAAAAGTCTGCAAATTTGTGGTCTCAGGACAGTGTAGAGGAAGCACAGGAAGTCAGAGAATTTGAGGTTCCACAGGCTCTGTAGGTTTGCAGGTCCGACTAGGAGACTGTTTTCAGATATTCTCAGCTGACTTTCACAGAAAAAAGGAAGTCCTctacagaagtgtgtgtgtgtgtgtgtgtgtgtgtgtatgtatgtgcatgtgtgtgcacgcacgtgccTGCATGTGTATTCTCTTTAGCTAAGGTGGGCTCAAAAGGTCAAACTTGAGACATGTTAGTTTGGTGCATGACAATTACTGAGTGACTCTTTGGGTGTAGCTGCAAAGCAATTCCTCTTTTGTTCCTATCATGGCACCTGGTATTTAGTAGGTGGCCAATAAGCAGAGCATGTGCTCAAGTCTCTTGATTAAGACACAAGAGAGATGCACCAGAATCCCAGGGGTATATTAGTGTGGAAGATCCTGAGACGTTTGTTGACATCATTATTCTTGGACTGAGAGAAGGCAGAATGATTTCATAGAAACTTGAAGTTCCTCTGCATCAGAGTTACTAGGGGACTAGAGAAAACAATTTGACATCTGCTTCTGGGTCACCCAGATCACATTTCCTACTCTCAACATGAAAACTTGACTCCCAGAAATATCCTCCAGTTAAACTGAGCTTGTGTAGGAGCTGTGAAAATTTTTAGTTAAAAGGCACAATAGCCTCGGTAATTCAAACTTATGGGTAATACAAACATTGagcttcctctctttctgccactgaacagccagggctaggAAAGAGGTGGAGTGATAAATGCAGTaggaaactccagctccaagtgTTCTTGGGTGGATGCCTCAAAACAACCTCTGTATTAGCAAGGAACATAAGCGTGAGAAGAGTCAGTTTGTTGGAGTGGATGCTGCGTGCAAATGAAGAGTGTGTTTTTACAGCATCAAGGAGACTCTGAAGGAAGATATGTTTGTTTTCAAGGACCTTTACACAGTGGTGTTTGGGCTGATTTAGAAGTATGAATTGTCTCTGGAGCCTGATAGGAGGGGGTGTGCTTCTTAGACAAGCTTATCCTGTTGGTCTGTAACAAAGGCAGAAATGGCTCCCCAACACTGAGTTTGACTCCTGACTGAGTTTCCAACCCTAGGCTGTACCAAGCTCCTTTAGGACTCTAGTATGTGTTCTCCTGGATCTTTTTTCTGCTCCCATgaacttgtttttcttctgttactcATACCTGGgccacacacacaattaaatgcAGTACAATTAAATGTAGTACACAGGAATGCCCCTTCTAAGATAGCTTTCCTACAGGAGGAGCTAGCTAATGGCAGTATGGGTAACCACCAGCTCTCAACATTTATGTACACACCCCTCTATTTACTTATCACAACTCGTTTGTGGACTTCTTGCTACCTGTGGCTCTAACACATCTTTAGAGGCTGGCTTCTGTGTTACTGTTCTGTTCTCAATAAGCACTCCCTGGAGGGTACCTGCTGCTTCAGATCACAGTAACAACCCTCTGTGTCTATTCACTTAGGGACTCATCTGTTCATCTCCTCTAGGCCACCTGAGAGCTGCAGGTGGTCGAGGATGGTGTCCATGTGGCCAGGCACATGATGCTTCTGTGATGTCTAGCACAGTTGGCTGATACAGTAATGTCAACACATCACCATGTACAAATGATAGatgaatatgttaatatatacagAAAGGTGTGTGCAGTTGGTTGAAACATATACTCAGCAGTCAGATCCGTAGCTAATGAGAAATCGTGTAGAGAAgttgttttggggggtgggttaTACAAACTACAGTAGGTTGCAACGCACTCAGCTCACCTCTCCATTTGACTATGATACCCTCAGTATAGGATGAGTTGTGTTTATCTTTCAAATCCTAAGGAATAAGCAGACAGCCAGTGAGCAGGAAGTGTAGGGCAAAGTCTTGTTTTCTGCAAATGTCCTATTTACAGAATAAGAAGGCTAGGGCATAAAGAGCAAGCAGCAATAATATAATCCAGTTGTTTTTCCAGCCACCAAGGATACCTGGGTAAATATTAGCTAATGTGAAGCCCTTTGCTTGCTATTAAGATTTACTGATTTCAATAGAAAGGAACCTAAACGCTGGGGCACATTATATAACCTAAGACACCAATGATAATCTCTAATTGCCCAGTCGCTCATAAACGCACATTGGCTCTGTCTGTGGTTACATTAAATGGCACAGTCCAAGCAAAGTGGGATCTGAATAATAGCAGATCTACTGTGTGACTGATGGGTTTGGTTAGTGGATGGATTTACCTGTTTCCTTGGGCTATCTTAGTTCTCTTCACTCcttcaacaaacaaaccaacattGTAGGCTAATCCCGTATGTGTAAAGCTTACCCCCAGTAAACCTCCAGTTTTTCCAGATTAAATTCACCATAATATCTCACAGTTCTTACATAACAGTGGCTGTTGTATAGGGAGATTAATGTGATCTCGTTTCTTCCTGGTGTGATCTTATTCTTGTCTTGCAAACATGTTCCCATCTATGACTCTCTATCCACCTGTATCTTTGTGATCACCTGGAAAGGTTAGTATTCAGTATGGGTCAGAAAATCGACTGGGAGATTGATGATAACTAGTTGTTTCTAAGCCAAAAGTTATTTGGCATGACTTAGGAGAACAGGAAGCAAGCTATAGAGCGTGGCAAAGGAGAGGGGGGCCATGCTGGCATCCAATCCACATCTGCTGCCCAGGACCTCAGCTGGTGGTTTGTCATGTCTTAGCATGACGGTATTCAAGCCATGTGAGgtgtgaaaaaaatatatatatacctaacTCCAGGCTTGGTTTGAGAACAGCCACTTGTGTTGGTTTAAACCACACAACACCACTCTTGAGTTAACCATTGAAAGCTAATGCTAGTAAACATCATTGTGAAGCTTAAGATTCGTTAAGGTGGGCCTAAAAGAAACCAGTCTTTGTACAGACAACATCGAACAGCACTACTTGCTTGCTTTGCCCAGCATGGATGCTTCAGATCGGAGTGTGTTCAGAGTCCTGGTAAGTGCAGACCATGTCGGGAAAGCACTATGGGCCGCTGCCTGCTCCTGTTTTAGGACTCGCGAGGCCAGGAAGTGAATGGTTTATTTTGCTCACACAGTCATGAAGAACCCAAATTTACTGGGGACATGTCTTCGCTTTACAGAAATACCCTTCACCTTCAAAGTAAATCAAACTTTAGAAGGGCAGAGAATGGTGGAGGGCAAGAAAAGCTCAGAAGTTGATGTTTTAGAAGTCATGTTGAATTGTAATGTGTAGTGAAGAGTGTGTGGGTTCCATGGATAATACTGGCCTTAGAAGTGGTCATAGGTAAGAGTGAACCTGTGAGGAAGCATGAGCTTCCACATGCCTGGACAGGAGTATCTGTCACCATCGAGTATGGGTCAGGCTGCTCCTTGGTGCATGTGTGGTGGACGGGAGTAGCTGGGGAGGAAGTCTTTGGCCTCTGTGCTTCACTTGGGGCTATCCTCTAGTCTGACTCGTGGGGACTTGAGGTCAGACAGGGATGGACAGAGTTCTCTCAGTGTGTGCAGGGCTTATCTGGCTCTCTTTGTactcttgttcttatttttagaGCCTGgccttcacattttaaaacaccACCATGACTGTGGTTTCTTCTCGAAGCTTCCACGTCGTGTGGCCACTGTGTATGTTTACCTGGGTGAAGGCCAGAAACAAGACACTGAGGGATATcacttttgtttaaaatgtgtcaCTAAGCTGGTTTCGCTTCCTAGTTCTTATGAGCAAACACATTTCTGAAGGGGGATTttcagaactatttttaaaaatatctttgcatttaatgaaaaaaaaaaaaccacaaagacaGTGCTAACCACAATGGACACACCTTGATTTTTTTCAGGGGTCGGGTGAGGCAGGGGAAGAGGTATTCTAGGCTTAAGACCCTTGAGTTTCACTGTTGTTAGCTGTTTTGGGGAAAGCCCCAATACTCTTTTActggaaatctctctctctctctctctctctctctctctctctctctctctctttctttctctctctctctctctcacacacacacacacacctgtccttGATAAGAAACTTGTGATCAGACATTGTTCTGAAAGTGACTGCATTCTGTTACTGTGTGTTATCTCACATACACTGATGGAGAGAGTGGTAAGCACCCAGTCTGAACTAGACAGTGGGATCTAGGAATGAGATTAAACATGGTCCTACCTCCTTAGAACATCCCTGAAGTCAACATTCATCAGCTTGCATCCCAGTTGATAATTTGGAATATCAATGATCACCTCATTCTATGTCAGTGGGGAATCTTGGCAGAACACGGAGAATGAGTAGAAGCAGGTATATAGGACCTCAGACAGAACCTCTGAGATCACCTGGTGGGCTATGAGCTCTGCTGAAAGCAATCAAAGGGAACTTAACCTTCAAGTGTCTTCACGTCTTCAAGTGTTTTAGGGATGCACACTTTTAGGATAGGGTATTTGAGAAATGAGCCAAAGCATGCCTAGAGTTGGTCTAAAATGAAGGCAGTGAGCCGGTATGCTACTTCCAGCCATGTGTTGGGTCTATGTCTTTGGAGAAGTCACTGAAACTTGTTGAGTCTTAGTGCCTTCATTCACAAAAGAAGATATGAATTGAATCAGAATATCCCTTGGTATGTTGGTAGGGGAAAACAAGGCAATTTAGTGGATATATTGATACATTGATATATTgatgagttttctttttcagttacttatttttatatgccACAAAAATATGAACAGTCCTCTAGATTTatgatattataaaaattattatatagcAGCAGGTTAGATTTTAACACAGACATGATTTGCATAATAATATCCAGTGAATAAAAGCACAGGTTATAATAAGTCACTCCATTTTTAAGGCCCTGTGGGACAGACTGGTGTCAGGAAATTCTTGAACATACTGTCTGTTAGTAACTTTCCACTTGGTGTCTTTCCCACTTCCTATGCATCTACATGTCAAACCATACATAGAGGATATGTATGGTTTATTCTGGTATCCAGAACAGACGAGCTGGTTTGTGCAAATGATTAACAAGCTTGAtgatttagaatttttcttttcaaaggtaTTTGGGTCTGTATGTGGGTCACTTACTTTACCATGTCAACAACTATAATCTTACCAACCTCTCTAATGTGTTTTCAGATCAAGGCACTGACAGAAAGGATGTTCAAACATCTTCGAAGATGGTTTGTCACTCATATATTTGGGCGTTCGCGGCAACGAGCAAGGTTGGTCTCCAAAGATGGAAGGTGTAACATTGAGTTTGGCAATGTAGATGCACAGTCAAGGTTTATATTCTTCGTGGATATCTGGACAACTGTGCTTGACCTGAAATGGAGGTACAAAATGACCGTGTTCATCACAGCCTTCCTGGGAAGTTGGTTCCTCTTTGGTCTCCTGTGGTATGTAGTAGCGTATGTTCATAAGGACCTCCCAGAGTTCTATCCACCTGACAACCGTACTCCTTGTGTGGAGAACATTAATGGCATGACTTcagcctttctgttttctttagagactcaagtgaccataggttacGGATTCAGGTTTGTGACGGAACAGTGTGCCACTGCCATTTTTCTGCTTATCTTTCAGTCTATTCTTGGAGTGATCATCAATTCTTTCATGTGTGGTGCCATTTTAGCCAAGATCTCTAGACCCAAAAAACGTGCAAAGACCATTACATTCAGCAAGAATGCGGTAATCAGCAAGCGTGGCGGGAAGCTCTGCCTCCTCATCCGAGTAGCGAATCTTAGGAAGAGCCTTCTGATTGGCAGTCACATATATGGCAAGCTTCTGAAGACAACCATAACTCCTGAAGGAGAGACCATTATTTTGGATCAGACCAATATCAACTTTGTAGTTGATGCTGGCAACGAAAATTTGTTCTTCATCTCCCCACTGACAATCTACCACATTATTGACCACAATAGCCCTTTCTTCCACATGGCAGCAGAGACGCTTTCCCAGCAGGACTTTGAGCTGGTCGTCTTTTTAGATGGCACAGTGGAATCTACCAGTGCAACCTGCCAGGTCCGCACATCTTATGTCCCAGAAGAGGTGCTTTGGGGCTACCGTTTCGTCCCTATTGTATCCAAGACCAAGGAAGGGAAATACAGAGTGGATTTCCATAACTTTGGTAAGACGGTGGAAGTGGAGACCCCTCATTGTGCCATGTGCCTCTATAATGAGAaagatgccagggccaggatgaaGAGAGGCTATGACAACCCTAACTTTGTCTTGTCAGAAGTTGATGAAACAGACGACACCCAAATGTAGCAGTGACT
This window contains:
- the Kcnj1 gene encoding ATP-sensitive inward rectifier potassium channel 1 isoform X1 codes for the protein MDASDRSVFRVLIKALTERMFKHLRRWFVTHIFGRSRQRARLVSKDGRCNIEFGNVDAQSRFIFFVDIWTTVLDLKWRYKMTVFITAFLGSWFLFGLLWYVVAYVHKDLPEFYPPDNRTPCVENINGMTSAFLFSLETQVTIGYGFRFVTEQCATAIFLLIFQSILGVIINSFMCGAILAKISRPKKRAKTITFSKNAVISKRGGKLCLLIRVANLRKSLLIGSHIYGKLLKTTITPEGETIILDQTNINFVVDAGNENLFFISPLTIYHIIDHNSPFFHMAAETLSQQDFELVVFLDGTVESTSATCQVRTSYVPEEVLWGYRFVPIVSKTKEGKYRVDFHNFGKTVEVETPHCAMCLYNEKDARARMKRGYDNPNFVLSEVDETDDTQM
- the Kcnj1 gene encoding ATP-sensitive inward rectifier potassium channel 1 isoform X2, encoding MFKHLRRWFVTHIFGRSRQRARLVSKDGRCNIEFGNVDAQSRFIFFVDIWTTVLDLKWRYKMTVFITAFLGSWFLFGLLWYVVAYVHKDLPEFYPPDNRTPCVENINGMTSAFLFSLETQVTIGYGFRFVTEQCATAIFLLIFQSILGVIINSFMCGAILAKISRPKKRAKTITFSKNAVISKRGGKLCLLIRVANLRKSLLIGSHIYGKLLKTTITPEGETIILDQTNINFVVDAGNENLFFISPLTIYHIIDHNSPFFHMAAETLSQQDFELVVFLDGTVESTSATCQVRTSYVPEEVLWGYRFVPIVSKTKEGKYRVDFHNFGKTVEVETPHCAMCLYNEKDARARMKRGYDNPNFVLSEVDETDDTQM